One part of the Anser cygnoides isolate HZ-2024a breed goose chromosome 9, Taihu_goose_T2T_genome, whole genome shotgun sequence genome encodes these proteins:
- the MASP1 gene encoding mannan-binding lectin serine protease 1 isoform X3, which yields MRYPLAWSFCAWLLGVADAVELTEMFGEIRSPNFPDSYPSDSEVTWNISVPEGFKIKLYFMHFDLESSYLCEYDYVKIEAEDQELATFCGRETTDTEQAPGQQVILSPGPYMGLTFRSDFSNEERFTGFDAHYTAVDVDECLEKSDEELACDHYCHNYIGGYYCSCRFGYILHSDNRTCKVECSDNLYTQRSGVVTSADFPSPYPKSSDCLYRIELEEGFFITLSFEDSFDVEDHPEVTCPYDYIKIKAGPREFGPFCGEKSPGRIETQTNSVQILFHSDNSGENRGWKLSYTAIGNPCPLVQPPINGKIEPSQAKYTFKDQVVISCNTGYKVLKDNLESESFQIECLKDGTWSNKIPVCKTADRADNQTDRRAGSEQVAA from the exons ATGAG GTACCCCCTGGCCTGGTCCTTCTGTGCCTGGCTGCTCGGCGTGGCGGATGCCGTTGAGCTGACGGAGATGTTTGGGGAGATCCGCTCCCCAAACTTCCCCGATTCCTATCCCAGCGACTCGGAAGTGACGTGGAACATCTCCGTGCCCGAGGGATTTAAAATCAAGCTGTACTTCATGCATTTCGACTTGGAGTCGTCCTACCTCTGTGAATACGACTACGTGAAG ATTGAAGCAGAAGACCAGGAGCTGGCAACCTTCTGCGGCAGGGAGACGACAGACACCGAGCAGGCCCCTGGCCAGCAGGTCATCCTGTCCCCCGGCCCCTACATGGGGCTGACTTTCAGGTCCGACTTCTCCAACGAGGAGCGCTTCACTGGCTTCGACGCCCATTACACGGCCGTGG ACGTGGACGAGTGCCTGGAGAAAAGCGACGAGGAGCTGGCGTGCGACCACTACTGCCACAACTACATCGGCGGGTACTACTGCTCCTGCAGGTTTGGCTACATCCTGCACTCCGACAACAGGACCTGCAAAG TGGAGTGCAGCGACAACCTCTACACCCAGAGGAGCGGGGTGGTCACCAGCGCCGACTTCCCCAGCCCCTACCCCAAGAGCTCAGACTGCCTGTACCGCATCGAGCTGGAGGAGGGCTTCTTCATCACCCTGAGCTTCGAGGACAGCTTCGATGTCGAAGACCACCCCGAGGTGACCTGTCCCTATGACTACATCAAG ATCAAAGCTGGCCCCAGGGAGTTTGGCCCTTTCTGTGGAGAGAAGTCCCCAGGACGCATCGAAACCCAAACCAACAGCGTGCAGATCCTCTTCCACAGCGATAACTCGGGGGAGAACAGGGGCTGGAAGCTGTCGTATACAGCAATCG GAAACCCATGCCCATTGGTGCAGCCACCCATCAATGGGAAAATCGAGCCTTCCCAAGCCAAGTACACTTTCAAAGACCAGGTTGTCATCAGCTGCAACACCGGCTACAAAGTACTGAAG GATAACCTAGAGAGCGAATCCTTCCAGATCGAGTGCCTGAAGGACGGGACATGGAGTAACAAGATCCCCGTTTGCAAAA CTGCAGACAGAGCCGACAACCAGACAGACAGAAGAGCCGGCTCGGAGCAAGTGGCTGCGTGA